A section of the Babesia microti strain RI chromosome I, complete genome genome encodes:
- a CDS encoding tRNA (guanine-N2-)-methyltransferase (overlaps_old_locusTagID:BBM_I00880) produces the protein MDQQTDYIEEGAVKVYKSVNGQAIFYNNAQVFNRDISTLSIAAFSKFVNLPNSTGFKVLELFGATGIRGIRYAKELGTIVEKVLINDLDENSANAALNNISLNGVDSKCCVTCMDANLLSHLLSPPPQIDKILTTNPYRSCTGYEYKAADGVLDKLVSEWSNNTSAFLNNFSPTPNTIVKYPILCDIIDLDPYSTASPYLDGALKCVRHGGLLCITSTDMPTLCGNNPCVSFYKYGGIAPKVPYFHELALRILLHAVSTTASKYKRVVIPLMSLSVDFYVRVFVQVVAIPEQCKELANKTGLCFHCGQCDSFTCIPIGNYINGKQKPSVLPSDFSGTCSECGGHIKILGPIYIGELHNKAFVNLCLEECYAFDKLDKSLKVYPHTVTMGPRIRGILTAIMEELVASQSIFYYHLPMLCQKHKLSTLTPVKVKRCLRHLGYTASHFHREPQSIKTNAPSHVLMDILRHHARTTPPKILDSFISKDITTQGINLNLPINPSNDLRKVLKVPRWLPNPEPNWGPKKAHRMKKHVAAS, from the exons ATGGACCAACAGACAGATTACATAGAAGAAGGTGCTGTCAAAGTGTACAAGTCGGTAAATGGCCAAGCAATCTTCTACAATAATGCCCAGGTATTTAACCGAGACATATCCACTCTATCCATTGCCGccttttcaaaatttgtcaaCCTACCAAACTCTACTGGGTTCAAAGTCCTAGAACTATTTGGTGCCACGG gtataAGGGGCATAAGATATGCAAAGGAACTTGGTACAATCGTAGAAAAGGTTCTAATAAACGACTTGGATGAGAACTCAGCCAATGCAGCGCTTAACAACATCTCATTAAATGGAGTAGATTCCAAGTGCTGTGTTACTTGCATGGACGCAAATCTGCTATCTCATTTACTATCACCACCTCCGCAAATAGACAAAATACTAACGACAAATCCATACCGTTCCTGTACCGGCTATGAATACAAGGCGGCAGATGGCGTCCTTGATAAACTTGTAAGCGAGTGGTCCAACAATACATCGGCCTTTCTTAACAACTTCTCCCCTACAccaaatacaattgttaaatatcCTATTTTGTGCGATATTATCGACCTAGACCCATACTCCACCGCATCGCCCTATCTAGATGGCGCCCTTAAATGTGTTAGACATGGCGGGCTACTATGCATAACATCAACAGACATGCCGACGCTCTGTGGCAACAACCCCTGCGTTTCCTTTTACAAATACGGCGGAATTGCTCCAAAAGTCCCTTACTTCCATGAACTAGCCCTCAG AATCTTACTACACGCGGTGTCCACTACGGCCAGTAAGTATAAACGAGTTGTTATACCTCTAATGAGCTTAAGTGTCGACTTTTACGTGCGTGTTTTTGTACAAGTTGTTGCAATTCCGGAGCAGTGCAAAGAGTTGGCCAATAAGACGGGTTTA tgcTTCCACTGTGGCCAATGCGATTCATTTACTTGTATACCTATAggaaattatattaatggCAAGCAAAAGCCCTCTGTTTTACCGTCAGACTTTTCCGGCACCTGCAGCGAATGTGGAGGACACATTAAGATCCTGGGACCCATTTACATAGGGGAATTACACAATAAAGcctttgtaaatttatgcCTAGAAGAGTGTTATGCCTTTGATAAACTTGATAAATCACTCAAAGTTTACCCGCACACTGTTACTATGGGTCCTAGGATAAGAGGCATACTCACGGCAATCATGGAA GAGCTTGTTGCCTCACAATCAATCTTCTACTATCACTTGCCCATGTTGTGCCAGAAGCACAAACTTTCAACTTTGACGCCTGTTAAAGTCAa ACGCTGCTTACGCCACTTGGGCTACACGGCTAGCCACTTCCATAGGGAACCACAATCTATTAAAACAAATGCTCCATCGCACGTTTTGATGGATATCCTTAGGCACCACGCAAGAACAACACCTCCCAAAATATTGGATTCTTTTATCTCCAAGGATATTAC GACCCAGGGAATAAACTTAAACTTACCTATAAACCCATCGAATGATTTACGTAAGGTACTAAAGGTACCCCGGTGGCTTCCTAACCCTGAACCGAATTGGGGACCTAAAAAGGCGCATCGCATGAAGAAACACGTAGCGGCTAGTTGA
- a CDS encoding hypothetical protein (overlaps_old_locusTagID:BBM_I00865) encodes MDSSALQTLNFYQRLQFELEVEKLVVQNRELQRANDELKQKLTTACKNPFKDNLSFEFKQIYQMEIQRLNNCLENEKKLSKTWRFAFYQLARQMDPGADHARNSLVFAKALVLLEEAMNKIEFYEKNYTSKIIPNDLNQKDSINEQLPLLSPSIRSVNPKSSDYPGAQTFFSKLKQQTGDTNDTKLFNPIDAKCLGEQFDELIKSDRDEHASTDAAMTDVTNEDFNYSNSVIGDTIKVCSNDDDFPNSNICSPLNYLNIDTKHTESLDYDPNDTAVNASLDDEYANDSDNNFSPQTFPINNLNTMDSPITQHKEIANPHLKFLDDTTSAEDEDENSQTNSPKDVSTISEHMNSDALFLIESSPHLKHLSAKVQQNISKRLRHISFYPNASVIIQGEDPDGFYIIASGTASISYYDGAGYPLIECDKLGSGDIFGHHNIISGEPHPAYIVAKSHLKIFKLSLDDWNELCMGELLVDMVPLPLPPVVNLSRDELVDYLINLNEFKYLKVSKIAKYLKVHRLSPGERISDEFSNENMIIVKRGTIGDPKSSKYFVENNIIYPDTEDMHLKATDYCLLLTLSADKVKKYFPKAQSEESPGNTNSNISVEGSETILMVDGVNLTTSDSFSSQKSHTTDKPNSKPKKSNSDIKSESTESTIKTPSTDILTSKNITDLSTSADVSVKDHPLYNFFRSIGKKSLPSQESFKTPFPSGSNISKWFASCFEKHVLKQDSSIVSPEIFVVTKGKVAMKHVGYFGIETNVGSIPRGKIIGLDSEMDCNYYVQSSNATVYILPCKLHDKIIMCLKEWDKITTFARNITGSTSAYSEIINVLALGPDESVGMGKYIVYSGKVSTEDGIKTIGDVFTSEVISKQNSILLSLLLLKSCLKNGKKNTDKHVSFSTKHEVVY; translated from the exons ATGGACTCTTCGGCCTTACAAACGCTCAACTTCTACCAGCGCCTTCAATTTGAACTGGAGGTTGAGAAGTTGGTTGTCCAAAACCGTGAACTTCAACGAGCGAATGATGAACTCAAGCAAAAACTAACTACAGCTTGCAAAAATCCCTTCAAAGATAACTTGTCCTTTGAATTCAAGCAGATTTACCAAATGGAGATACAGAGGCTGAATAATTGCTTAGAAAATGAGAAAAAGCTTTCAAAAACCTGGCGATTTGCCTTTTATCAACTGGCTAGGCAAATGGACCCAGGCGCTGATCACGCAAGAAATTCACTCGTCTTTGCAAAAGCCCTTGTACTTTTGGAGGAGGCCATGAATAAGATAGAATTTTACGAAAAAAATTACACCTCCAAGATCATCCCCAACGATTTAAACCAAAAAGATAGTATTAACGAGCAATTACCCTTATTATCCCCCTCCATTAGGAGCGTTAATCCCAAATCAAGTGATTACCCTGGCGCCCAAACCTTTTTCTCCAAGTTAAAACAACAAACCGGTGATACGAATGATACAAAACTGTTCAATCCAATAGATGCCAAATGTTTGGGTGAGCAGTTTGACGAGCTTATCAAAAGCGATCGCGATGAACACGCCTCGACAGATGCCGCAATGACGGATGTTACAAACGAGGACTTCAACTACTCAAACAGCGTAATAGGAGATACAATAAAAGTCTGCTCAAATGACGATGATTTTCCCAATTCCAACATATGCTCCCCTCtaaactatttaaatatagataCAAAGCACACCGAATCACTTGATTATGATCCCAATGATACAGCTGTTAACGCATCCCTTGACGATGAGTATGCTAATGACAGCGACAACAATTTTTCGCCTCAAACCTTCccaattaacaatttgaatacGATGGATTCGCCCATAACACAACACAAAGAAATCGCAAATCCccatttaaaatttttagaCGACACCACTAGTGCCGAAGATGAGGATGAAAATTCACAAACAAACTCGCCGAAAGATGTAAGCACAATATCCGAACACATGAATTCGGATGCGTTATTCCTCATTGAATCTTCGCCTCATCTCAAACACTTATCTGCCAAAGTACAGCAAAACATATCCAAG CGTTTGCGTCACATATCATTTTACCCAAATGCCTCTGTGATAATCCAGGGCGAAGATCCGGATGGCTTCTACATAATAGCCTCTGGAACTGCATCAATCAGCTATTATGACGGAGCAGGATATCCGTTAATTGAATGTGACAAATTGGGTTCGGGTGACATTTTTGGTCATCATAACATAATCTCCGGCGAACCACATCCAGCATACATAGTGGCTAAATCCCACCTCAAA ATCTTCAAACTATCACTAGATGACTGGAATGAGCTTTGCATGGGTGAATTGCTGGTCGATATGGTTCCTCTACCTCTTCCACCTGTGGTAAATTTATCTAGGGATGAGTTAGTAGATTACCTTATAAACTTGaatgaatttaaatacttGAAAGTCAGTAAGATCGCCAAGTACCTAAAGGTACACCGTCTTTCTCCTGGAGAGAGAATTTCTGatgaattttcaaatgaaaACATGATTATAGTGAAAAGGGGCACCATTGGTGATCCAAAATCCTCCAAATACTTTGTAgaaaacaatataatatacccAGATACCGAAGACATGCATTTAAAAGCAACTGATTACTGCCTATTGTTGACACTAAGTGCGGATAAagtcaaaaaatattttccaaaGGCACAAAGCGAGGAATCGCCTGGTAACACGAATTCAAACATTAGTGTTGAGGGCAGcgaaacaattttaatggTTGATGGGGTAAATCTGACTACTAGCGATTCTTTTTCCTCGCAAAAATCACACACCACGGACAAGCCAAACTCTAAaccaaaaaaatcaaattctGACATCAAGTCCGAATCAACAGAATCTACAATAAAAACTCCATCTACCGATATACTAACctcaaaaaatataacagaTTTATCTACCAGTGCGGATGTGAGCGTGAAAGACCATCCCCTGTACAATTTCTTCCGTTCAATTGGCAAAAAATCACTGCCTTCACAAGAAAGTTTCAAAACACCATTCCCCTCTGGGTCCAACATCTCAAAATGGTTCGCCAGTTGCTTCGAAAAACACGTTTTAAAGCAGGATTCCAGCATTGTATCCCCTGAGATATTCGTTGTTACCAAAGGAAAAGTTGCCATGAAACACGTGGGTTATTTTGGTATAGAGACCAATGTCGGATCGATCCCCCGGGGAAAAATTATAGGCCTAGACTCTGAAATGGACTGCAATTACTATGTCCAATCTAGCAATGCAACTGTTTACATATTACCATGTAAATTGCAtgacaaaataattatgtgCCTGAAAGAGTGGGATAAGATAACCACTTTTGCCCGGAATATAACTGGATCCACTAGTGCTTATAgtgaaattataaatgtattggCATTGGGGCCTGATGAATCTGTTGGTATG GGGAAATACATAGTATACTCAGGCAAAGTATCCACTGAGGATGGAATTAAGACAATTGGCGACGTTTTCACATCGGAGGTTATTTCCAAACAAAATTCGATACTTTTATCATTACTTCTCCTCAAGTCGTGCTTGAAGAACGGGAAAAAAAATACCGATAAACATGTCTCCTTTTCCACTAAGCATGAAGTGGTATATTAG
- a CDS encoding solute carrier family 20 (overlaps_old_locusTagID:BBM_I00870) produces MEFTLTVTCIVVSILVGVAIGANDVANSFSTSVGSGAMTLNAAIIAAFIFELLGAVLLGASVTDSIKVNIIDLKAFESCPRILATGMLSSSISIFIWLSCATFAGLPVSTTHSIIGSLIGFGIASGNAYDLNWRYLSLVFVTWLLVPIGTIIISCSAYIMMLWLIDKYSQHLYKFIIIFCAISCLPVSLFLAFKHPFKVGKKEVSSFIYFINEYKFAVFVIVYTTLILTATIFSAILVRRRCKFGYNPQPNPFFDNNGKFATGTENNDQQTDALSKPEIIFSSVQVIAAVMNIISHASNDAANAAMPISVILTICFDLFDSKFNDWYILLCSGASMSIGLAAFGKYVMKTVGFKLTRVTPSRGYTIDSVSSSIVLSLSYIGMPISSTHCVVSATLGVGMVIPNKPEAEPENAESEPQNAESGPQNAESGPQNAESEPQNAESEPQNAESEPQNNILCIFGVNKRLSFERVNLFMYRRIFIAWIATIIVSALTSAGTFLSLKYIIKRTYGNISIDIS; encoded by the exons ATGGAATTTACTTTAACTGTAACATGTATTGTCGTTAGCATCCTTGTTGGCGTGGCAATCGGAGCAAATGATGTTgctaattcattttcaacTTCTGTTGGATCAGGGGCCATGACATTGAATGCAGCTATTATTGCTGCGTTTATATTCGAACTTTTAGGAGCGGTGCTACTTGGAGCTTCGGTCACAGATTCTATCAAGGtcaatataattgatttaaaagCTTTCGAGAGTTGTCCGAGGATCCTGGCCACTGGGATGTTGAGCTCTAGCATTTCCATCTTTATTTGGCTTTCATGTGCAACATTTGCAGGATTACCTGTATCTACAACACATTCTATCATCGGAAGTTTAATAGGATTTGGAATTGCATCTGGTAATGCTTACGATCTTAATTGGCGGTACTTGTCTCTAGTATTCGTCACATGGTTGCTGGTGCCCATAGGGACGATCATAATATCTTGTTCTGCATACATTATGATGTTGTGGCTTATCGATAAATATTCCCAgcatttatataaattcattatcattttcTGTGCAATCAGTTGTCTTCCTGTTTCATTATTTCTGGCTTTTAAACATCCCTTTAAGGTAGGTAAAAAGGAAGTGTCGTCATTTATCTACTTTATAAATGAGTACAAATTTGCTGTATTTGTTATTGTGTACACCACACTTATCTTAACCGCTACTATATTTTCTGCGATCCTTGTCCGCCGCCGCTGTAAATTTGGGTATAATCCGCAACCAAACCCTTTCTTTGACAATAATGGAAAATTTGCTACTGGAACTGAAAACAATGATCAACAAACGGATGCACTTTCTAAGCCAGAAATCATATTTTCGTCTGTGCAG GTAATAGCCGCAgtgatgaatataatatctCACGCTTCAAACGATGCGGCCAATGCAGCCATGCCTATAAGCGTAATTTTGACCATCTGTTTCGATTTATTCGATTCTAAATTCAATGATTGGTATATTCTCTTGTGCTCTGGGGCCTCCATGTCAATAGGTCTCGCCGCCTTCGGCAAATATGTAATGAAAACAGTTGGTTTCAAACTCACAAGAGTAACTCCTTCTAGGGGTTACACAATAGACTCTGTATCATCATCTATCGTATTATCGCTTTCGTATATCGGAATGCCAATCTCGTCTACCCACTGCGTTGTATCAGCCACTCTCGGTGTTGGAATGGTGATTCCTAATAAACCTGAAGCGGAGCCCGAAAATGCAGAATCTGAGCCTCAAAATGCAGAATCTGGACCTCAAAATGCAGAATCTGGACCTCAAAATGCAGAATCTGAGCCTCAAAATGCAGAATCTGAGCCTCAAAATGCAGAATCTGAGCCTCAAAACAATATACTCTGCATATTTGGTGTGAATAAGCGGTTATCGTTTGAAAGAGTAAATCTCTTTATGTACAGAAGAATATTCATTGCGTGGATTGCAACCATCATCGTATCAG CCCTCACTTCAGCCGGAACGTTTTTGtctttaaaatatattataaagAGAACCTATGGGAATATATCTATTGACATTAGCTAA
- a CDS encoding conserved Plasmodium protein, unknown function (overlaps_old_locusTagID:BBM_I00845;~overlaps_old_locusTagID:BBM_I00850;~overlaps_old_locusTagID:BBM_I00855) gives MQLARGDKPPPRNRPIMLLDQNMAQSVTQSTGQSPSRVAVDNSSPSGLSGHGNLTGMNGVMGGTNNANLYNHMLNGLPILPNHGLGSFQPPFPLQSQHDPPNQQQSFQSHAQPPPLHTPFPLFQMGMAPKFRIKPPPNLQLLSNDGRKLSANSADLLRRAKNLLRSGYTIMAPEPSAGFKSSWGLMLQEMNWMATDYHQERVWKRRVCDALKMGVMRMIQQKDRDKKGWASNQAAKIISQWWKQLDLVSQQSKTEIASVGKRTKTSVQAMCSQSKQEWRMGRQSPELFQYCSRVQIHPEALQIEQYSANVELEPLDLLENLFISVTKVSGVDYVRNQHAAVDQYLSRMEAAGAKIHSVTFRPPDDELDSVSLSLNSDEDYASLVLNDYVLRKSCVVSPIDFDPNFNRFKSYMCHVPPKRMPLPVKSFPPVKPVHVHNSTASLPDRTTSVSAGNTSVAGIGSCVKEPYLLSHLVQKYGMKGVGINWELMATAMEMYGNSMISVNDLKNLHNKIDDSYPKMPLVVIDKLFGMVYMPKSATDELCELGEDVCVGCSGDDGTERMIKHVVNSKIEDLITPINNFEGMFEINCNVKTYEKVEQLAAKSINEFIEWYSHVDPKVAGQTNLLESTDDLLPDFLACVALKYPENNSIMPT, from the exons ATGCAGCTTGCTAGGGGCGATAAACCTCCGCCCAGAAATAGGCCTATCATGCTCCTGGATCAAAACATGGCTCAATCTGTAACACAAAGCACGGGTCAGTCCCCAAGTCGCGTAGCAGTCGATAATTCGAGTCCCAGTGGTCTGTCTGGACACGGTAATTTAACCGGCATGAACGGAGTGATGGGAGGCACAAATAATGCTAATTTGTATAACCACATGCTTAATGGTCTGCCCATTCTACCTAACCACGGCCTAGGGTCATTCCAACCGCCATTCCCTCTACAATCGCAGCACGATCCCCCAAATCAACAGCAGTCCTTCCAATCGCATGCCCAGCCCCCGCCGCTACATACCCCCTTTCCCCTATTCCAAATGGGAATGGCCCCCAAATTTAGAATCAAACCCCCTCCCAATCTACAATTACTATCTAACGATGGTAGGAAACTGTCCGCAAACTCGGCGGATCTCTTGAGGCGTGCCAAAAACTTGCTACGGA GCGGATATACTATCATGGCTCCGGAGCCTAGCGCCGGCTTTAAGAGCTCTTGGGGACTTATGCTCCAGGAAATGAACTGGATGGCCACGGACTACCACCAAGAGAGGGTGTGGAAACGGAGGGTTTGCGATGCGCTTAAGATGGGGGTTATGAGGATGATTCAGCAAAAGGATAGGGATAAGAAGGGGTGGGCCTCCAACCAAGCCGCGAAAATTATCTCCCAGTGGTGGAAACAGCTCGACTTGGTATCTCAACAATCGAAGACGGAAATAGCCTCCGTAGGTAAACGCACTAAGACGTCGGTTCAAGCCATGTGTAGTCAATCTAAGCAG GAATGGCGAATGGGACGACAAAGCCCAGAGCTTTTTCAATATTGTTCCCGCGTTCAAATCCATCCAGAAGCACTGCAAATTGAGCAATATTCAGCAAATGTTGAGTTGGAGCCCCTAGATCTCCTAGAAAATCTATTTATTTCAGTAACAAAGGTCTCCGGTGTAGATTATGTGAGAAACCAGCATGCAGCGGTCGATCAGTACCTCTCTAGAATGGAGGCGGCAGGTGCAAAGATTCATTCTGTCACATTTAGACCGCCAGATGATGAGCTGGACTCTGTTTCGCTTTCCTTGA attcaGACGAAGATTACGCGTCACTGGTACTCAATGACTACGTGCTGAGGAAGAGCTGCGTTGTTTCCCCTATTGATTTTGATCCTAACTTTAACCGCTTCAAGTCATACATGTGCCATGTGCCCCCAAAACGTATGCCCCTGCCCGTCAAATCGTTTCCCCCTGTAAAGCCCGTCCATGTGCACAACTCTACTGCATCTCTGCCTGATAGAACCACATCAGTTTCTGCGGGAAATACCAGCGTAGCTGGTATTGGAAGCTGTGTAAAAGAGCCTTACTTACTGTCACACTTGGTGCAAAAGTACGGGATGAAAGGCGTGGGAATAAACTGGGAGCTTATGGCCACAGCAATGGAGATGTACGGCAATTCTATGATTTCTGTGAATGATTTGAAGAATCTGCACAATAAAATCGATGATTCCTACCCAAAAATGCCCCTTGTTGTTATTGACAAGCTTTTTGGTATGGTTTACATGCCAAAATCTGCCACTGATGAACTATGTGAATTGGGTGAGGATGTCTGTGTAGGGTGTAGTGGAGATGATGGCACAGAGAGGATGATCAAACATGTGGTAAACAGTAAAATAGAAGACCTTATCACCCCTATAAATAACTTTGAAGGCATGTTTGAGATAAATTGCAACGTCAAAACTTATGAGAAAGTAGAACAACTGGCAGCAAAGTCTATCAATGAATTCATCGAGTGGTATTCGCACGTGGACCCTAAAGTGGCTGgtcaaacaaatttactcGAGAGCACGGATGATCTTCTTCCAGATTTTTTGGCTTGCGTTGCATTAAAATACCCTGAGAACAACTCAATTATGCCCACCTGA
- a CDS encoding autophagy-related protein 4 (overlaps_old_locusTagID:BBM_I00840): protein MLYIVRYAIKYVISLFARKHKVHASAKTLTLYSQEFENFWESLPYYTYNKHIPKSTVNSDEGWFSDAGWGCCVRSTQMAVARALIQLNGKVDGLFDDFMDAPLGIQRFYQIGTNWGPTSCARTIANLSNSEPSLNIPFLCFPDGIIVTEDIESAMSKHSRLVLLVSQRLGTDHFNTTHVGTLSSLFKCPEFSGLIGGDLWGRGYMFPAANETFLVGLDPHYIQNVKKDVRFQGKKPKILFWERLSPTITLVFAIKTDTLSNIMEFFRKISNLRYPPFELTQRKPQYCSTDADIITQF from the exons ATGCTCTATATCGTTCGATACGCCATAAAGTATGTGATTTCCCTATTTGCACGGAAGCACAAAGTGCATGCATCTGCAAAAACACTCACTCTGTACAGCCAGGAATTTGAAAACTTCTGGGAGTCCCTCCCCTACTACACCTACAACAAACACATACCCAAATCAACAGTCAACTCTGATGAAGGCTGGTTCAGCGATGCAGGCTGGGGCTGCTGTGTGCGCTCCACGCAAATGGCAGTGGCTAGGGCTCTGATACAACTAAACGGAAAAG TTGACGGATTGTTTGACGACTTCATGGACGCACCCCTGGGGATACAGCGCTTCTATCAA ATTGGAACGAATTGGGGACCTACATCTTGTGCCAGAACGATCGCAAATCTGTCAAACTCAGAACCCTCGCTAAACATTCCTTTTCTCTGTTTCCCAGACGGGATCATCGTCACAGAAGATATCGAATCCGCAATGTCCAAACACAG CCGCTTGGTGCTCCTAGTGTCACAAAGACTTGGAACTGATCACTTCAACACGACACACGTTGGAACTCTGAGCTCACTATTCAAGTGCCCAGAGTTCTCAGGGCTGATAG GCGGAGACCTTTGGGGAAGGGGGTACATGTTTCCCGCGGCAAATGAAACATTTCTCGTTGGTCTAGACCCGCACTATATCCAG AATGTAAAAAAAGATGTTAGGTTCCAAGGCAAGAAGcccaaaattttgttttggGAACGGCTTAGTCCAACAATAACACTTGTTTTCGCCATTAAA ACAGACACACTGTCGAATATCATGGAATTCTTCCGAAAAATATCTAACCTGCGCTATCCCCCCTTTGAACTGACTCAGCGAAAGCCGCAGTACTGCTCGACGGACGCGGATATCATAACCCAATTTTAG